A window of the Scophthalmus maximus strain ysfricsl-2021 chromosome 8, ASM2237912v1, whole genome shotgun sequence genome harbors these coding sequences:
- the abcc6a gene encoding multidrug resistance-associated protein 1, giving the protein MDAFCRLSGLDPLWDWNRTWYTANPDLTQCFQNTVLVWVPCIYLWLLAPFYCLHLYCHDRGRIQMSCLCSSKMVLGFLLASFGFVEFFYILLERSQEIHQHMVFLLSPIIRSMTVILALCIIQLERMRGCRSSVFLFLFWVLAVVCSLVPLRAKIQLAMDEGFASDIVRYLAFFSYFTIQLAQLFLCCFADQPPVGKTVLEKNPCPVKDASFLSKILFWWFTGLVVKGYRTPLAAEDLWTLRKEDTSQQILSELHQDWTAECAKIQKQEKALASGVALGSRLPDQAQLLRKLQKEQSSGFFLLRALARKFGPYFLTGTLCIILHDCFMFAIPQVLSLLLAFMRDEDAPLWKGYFYATLMFLLSCLQSLFNHQYMYTCFTVGMRVKTAVMGLVYRKSLVINSAARRTCTVGEIVNLVSADTQKLMDFVVYFNAVWLAPIEIVLCLFFLWQHLGPSALAGIATVILIFPLNGFIAKKRSKLQEIQMKFMDGRIRLMNEILNGIKILKFYAWEKAFLEQVLGYREKELEALKKSQILYSISIASFNSSSFLISFAMFGVYVMLDDRNVLDAQKVFVSMALINILKTPLSQLPFAISTSMQAMVSLRRLGKYLCSEELKVDNVSKSPLSSDGEDVVIDNGTFSWSADGPPCLKRINIHVPRGSLVAVVGHVGSGKSSLLSAMLGETEKRSGRVVVKGSVAYVPQQAWIQNATVQDNVIFGREKLKTWYHRVLEACALLPDLDILPAGDATEIGEKGLNLSGGQKQRVSLARAVYRTADVYLLDDPLSAVDAHVGQHIFDKVIGPKGVLRDKTRILVTHGMSFLPQADLILVMVDGAITESGSYQELLSRHGAFADFIHTFASTERKESAIQRAGSRKSNARLSVVDFMPFSRDLSQDHLVGGDTNNSNLQNMEPMSEADQEQVPEDLGKLTVVDKARTGRVKLEMYKKYFKTISLAIIIPIVFLYAFQQGASLTYNYWLSMWADDPVVNGTQLDTDLKLTVFGALGFAQGIAIFGTTVAISLCGIIASRHLHMDLLNNVLHSPMSFFECTPSGNLLNRFAKEIDAIDCMVPDGLKMMLSYVFKLMEVCIIVMMATPFAAVIILPLAFLYAFVQSFYVATSCQLRRLEAVSRSPIYTHFNETVQGAGVIRAFGEQSRFILQANKRVDCNQTSYFPRFVATRWLAVNLEFVGNVVVLAAAILSVIGKNTLSPGIVGLAVSHSLQVTGILSWIVRSWTDVENNIVSVERVSEYGETAKEASWSIEGSSLPLAWPQRGTIEFQDYGLQYRKGLELALKGITLHIHEKEKVGIVGRTGAGKSSLALGIFRILEAAKGKIFVDGINIEDIGLHDLRSRITIIPQDPVLFSGSLRMNLDPFDTYTDEEVWSSLELAHLKNFVSNLPDKLNHECSEGGENLSLGQRQLVCLARALLRKTKILVLDEATAAVDLETDTLIQSTIRTQFEDCTVLTIAHRLNTIMDYTRVIVMDRGHISEMDSPANLIAQRGQFYRMCREAGLV; this is encoded by the exons ATTCTGGCCTTATGCATCATCCAGTTGGAACGAATGAGAGGCTGTCGCTCATCGGTattcctcttcctgttctgGGTCTTGGCTGTCGTCTGTTCCCTGGTGCCTCTCAGAGCCAAGATCCAGCTGGCCATGGATGAG GGCTTTGCCTCGGACATTGTGCGATACCTAGCCTTCTTCTCCTACTTCACAATCCAGCTGGCCCAGCTCTTCCTGTGCTGTTTTGCTGACCAGCCTCCAGTGGGAAAAACCGTCTTGGAAAAG AATCCCTGTCCCGTGAAAGATGCCTCTTTCCTGTCCAAGATCCTCTTCTGGTGGTTCACTGG GCTTGTTGTGAAAGGCTATCGCACCCCACTGGCAGCGGAGGATCTGTGGACCCTGAGAAAGGAAGACACGTCGCAACAGATCTTGTCTGAGCTTCACCAGGACTGGACAGCGGAATGTGCCAAAATTCAAAA GCAGGAGAAGGCCCTGGCGTCGGGTGTGGCGCTGGGGAGCCGACTGCCAGACCAGGCTCAGCTCCTCAGGAAGCTGCAGAAGGAGCAGAGCTCTGGCTTCTTCCTGCTCAGGGCGCTGGCACGCAAGTTCGGCCCGTACTTCCTCACCGGCACCCTGTGCATCATACTCCACGATTGCTTCATGTTTGCCATCCCCCAGGTGCTCAG ccTGCTCCTGGCTTTCATGAGAGACGAAGACGCTCCGTTGTGGAAGGGCTACTTCTACGCCACCCTCATGTTCCTGCTCTCTTGCCTCCAGTCCCTCTTCAACCATCAGTACATGTACACGTGCTTCACCGTGGGGATGAGGGTGAAGACGGCCGTCATGGGCTTGGTGTACAGGAAG TCTCTGGTGATAAACAGCGCTGCCAGGAGGACTTGCACCGTGGGCGAGATTGTGAATCTGGTTTCAGCAGACACCCAGAAGCTCATGGACTTTGTGGTGTACTTCAACGCTGTCTGGCTGGCTCCTATTGAGATTGTgctctgtctcttcttcctctggcaG caTCTTGGCCCGTCAGCTCTGGCAGGAATTGCCACTGTCATCCTCATTTTTCCACTCAACGGATTCATCGCAAAGAAAAGGAGCAAGCTGCAG GAGATCCAAATGAAGTTCATGGACGGCCGCATCAGACTGATGAACGAGATCCTGAATGGAATAAAGATCTTGAAGTTTTATGCCTGGGAGAAGGCCTTCCTGGAGCAGGTTTTGGGCTACAGAGAGAAGGAGCTTGAGGCCCTGAAAAAGTCTCAGATCCTTTATTCCATCTCCATTGCATCATTCAACTCCTCTTCTTTCCTG aTCTCCTTCGCTATGTTTGGCGTCTACGTGATGCTGGATGACAGGAATGTCCTGGATGCACAGAAGGTTTTTGTCTCAATGGCACTGATCAACATCCTGAAGACCCCACTCAGTCAGCTGCCATTTGCAATTAGCACGAGCATGCAG GCTATGGTTTCACTCAGACGTCTGGGAAAGTACCTGTGCTCAGAAGAACTGAAGGTGGACAATGTCTCAAAGTCTCCATTGAGTTCTG ATGGGGAAGACGTGGTGATAGACAACGGCACTTTCAGCTGGTCTGCAGACGGCCCTCCGTGTCTTAAAAG GATCAACATCCATGTGCCACGAGGTTCCCTTGTTGCTGTGGTGGGACATGTGGGCAGTGGAAAGTCCTCTTTGTTGTCCGCCATGCTCGGcgaaacagagaagagaagcgGTCGAGTCGTTGTCAAG GGCTCTGTAGCGTATGTGCCTCAGCAGGCCTGGATCCAGAATGCCACGGTCCAAGACAATGTCATATTTGGCCGTGAGAAGCTGAAAACATGGTACCACCGCGTGCTGGAAGCCTGTGCACTGCTGCCTGATCTGGACATTCTCCCCGCTGGAGATGCCACTGAAATTGGAGAGAAG GGACTGAACCTCTCGGGTGGGCAGAAGCAGAGGGTGAGCCTCGCCAGGGCCGTCTACAGGACGGCTGATGTATACCTGCTGGATGATCCGCTGTCTGCTGTCGATGCGCACGTGGGCCAGCACATCTTTGACAAAGTCATTGGACCCAAAGGAGTCCTTAGAGACAAG ACCCGCATCCTGGTGACCCACGGGATGAGCTTCCTGCCGCAGGCTGACCTCATTCTCGTCATGGTCGATGGAGCGATCACAGAGAGCGGCTCCTACCAGGAGCTCCTGAGCCGCCACGGTGCATTTGCTGACTTCATCCACACCTTTGCCAGCACAGAGCGAAAAGAGAGCGCCATACAGAGAG CTGGCTCCAGGAAATCCAATGCTCGTCTCAGCGTGGTCGACTTCATGCCGTTCTCCAGAGACCTGTCACAGGACCACCTCGTTGG GGGTGACACCAATAATTCCAACCTGCAGAATATGGAGCCTATGTCTGAAGCAGACCAGGAACAGGTACCAGAGGACCTGGGCAAGTTGACTGTGGTGGACAAGGCCCGCACTGGAAGA GTGAAGTTGGAGATGTACAAGAAGTACTTCAAGACCATCAGCTTGGCCATCATCATCCCCATCGTCTTCCTGTATGCCTTTCAGCAGGGCGCCTCGTTGACCTACAACTACTGGCTCAGCATGTGGGCTGATGACCCCGTTGTGAACGGCACCCAGCTTGATACAGACCTGAAACTGACTGTGTTTGGGGCTCTGGGCTTCGCACAAG GTATCGCAATCTTTGGTACGACCGTCGCCATCTCCCTCTGCGGCATCATCGCCTCTCGCCACTTGCACATGGACCTGCTGAATAACGTGCTGCACTCCCCGATGTCCTTCTTTGAGTGCACGCCCAGTGGCAACCTACTCAACCGCTTTGCCAAAGAGATTGACGCCATCGACTGCATGGTGCCCGATGGTCTGAAAATGATGCTGAGCTACGTCTTTAAACTCATGGAGGTCTGCATCATTGTGATGATGGCCACACCGTTCGCAGCTGTGATCATCCTGCCGCTCGCCTTCCTGTACGCCTTTGTCCAG AGCTTCTACGTCGCCACATCCTGTCAGCTGCGCCGGCTGGAAGCCGTAAGCCGCTCGCCCATTTACACCCACTTCAATGAGACCGTGCAGGGCGCAGGCGTCATCCGGGCCTTCGGGGAGCAGTCCAGGTTCATTCTGCAGGCCAATAAGAGGGTCGACTGCAATCAGACCTCCTACTTCCCACGATTTGTGGCCACCCG GTGGCTGGCAGTCAATCTGGAGTTTGTGGGTAATGTTGTGGTCTTAGCTGCTGCCATTCTCTCTGTGAttggaaaaaacacactgagccCTGGCATCGTTGGTTTGGCTGTGTCACACTCCCTCCAG GTGACTGGAATCCTGAGCTGGATTGTGAGATCCTGGACCGATGTAGAGAACAACATTGTTTCTGTGGAGAGAGTAAGCGAGTACGGTGAAACTGCCAAAGAG GCCAGTTGGAGTATAGAAGGCAGCTCCTTGCCCCTGGCCTGGCCCCAGAGAGGCACTATAGAGTTTCAGGACTACGGGCTGCAGTACCGTAAAGGCCTTGAGCTGGCTCTGAAGGGCATCACCTTGCATATTCATGAAAAAGAGAAG GTTGGAATTGTGGGTCGGACGGGAGCAGGGAAGTCCTCGCTTGCCCTGGGAATCTTCAGGATCTTGGAGGCAGCCAAGGGAAAGATCTTCGTTGATGGCATCAACATCGAAGACATCGGACTCCATGACCTCAGATCACGCATTACCATCATTCCTCAG GACCCCGTGCTGTTCTCAGGCTCCCTCCGGATGAACCTTGACCCCTTTGACACCTACACCGATGAAGAGGTGTGGAGTTCACTCGAGCTCGCTCACCTCAAAAACTTTGTCTCCAATCTGCCTGACAAGCTCAACCACGAATgctcagagggaggagagaaccTCAG TCTGGGTCAGCGCCAGCTCGTGTGCCTGGCCCGAGCCCTGTTGAGGAAAACCAAGATCCTGGTGCTGGATGAGGCGACGGCCGCTGTGGacctggagacagacacactcatccAGTCCACAATCCGCACACAGTTTGAAGACTGCACCGTCCTGACCATCGCTCACCGCCTTAACACCATCATGGACTACACGAG GGTGATCGTGATGGACAGAGGCCACATTTCCGAGATGGACTCTCCGGCCAACCTCATTGCACAACGGGGACAGTTCTACCGCATGTGCCGGGAGGCTGGTCTGGTCTAG
- the cep20 gene encoding lisH domain-containing protein FOPNL: MATITELKCAVRETLESRGVLGQLKARIRAEVFGALDDRREPRPPLSHENLLLNELIREYLEFNKYRHTASVLTAESGQPEVPLDRQFLANELNVAEDASSKSVPLLYGLVSHFLNSSDNGGKVFLRGASLPTRPTASDTVAGPDA, from the exons ATGGCGACCATCACCGAGCTGAAGTGTG ccGTGAGGGAAACGCTGGAGTCGCGCGGCGTGCTGGGCCAGCTGAAGGCTCGTATCCGGGCGGAGGTGTTCGGGGCGCTGGACGACCGGCGGGAGCCTCGGCCGCCGCTGTCCCACGAGAACCTGCTCCTGAACGAGCTCATCCGCGAGTACCTGGAGTTCAACAAGTACAGGCACACCGCGTCGGTGCTGACTGCAG AGTCGGGCCAGCCCGAGGTTCCCCTGGACAGACAGTTCCTGGCGAACGAGCTGAATGTCGCAGAGGATGCGAGCTCCAAgtctgt ACCTCTTCTCTATGGCTTAGTGTCCCACTTCCTGAACAGTAGTGACAATGGAGGGAAGGTGTTCCTGCGGGGTGCCTCTCTGCCGACCCGTCCCACTGCCAGTGACACGGTAGCTGGACCTGATGCCTAA